One genomic segment of Mangifera indica cultivar Alphonso chromosome 6, CATAS_Mindica_2.1, whole genome shotgun sequence includes these proteins:
- the LOC123218333 gene encoding pentatricopeptide repeat-containing protein At1g30610, chloroplastic-like isoform X3, producing MYLEALNVFHAMQHQMPSYPDLVAYHSIAVTLGQAGHIRELFDVVDTMQSLPKKKFRTGIRKGWDLQLEPDIVVYTAVLNACVKRKNWEGAFWVLQQIKEKGQKPSASTYGLVMEVMLAFGKYNLVHDFSREVQKSFIPNALVYKEKILRSQASLWW from the exons ATGTACTTGGAGGCACTCAATGTATTTCATGCAATGCAG CATCAAATGCCCTCATATCCAGACTTGGTGGCTTATCACAGCATTGCTGTCACTCTGGGACAGGCTGGGCACATTAGGGAACTTTTTGATGTAGTAGATACCATGCAATCTCTTCCCAAGAAAAAGTTCAGAACTGGAATACGTAAGGGATGGGACCTACAACTGGAACCTGATATTGTTGTCTACACTGCG GTCTTAAATGCTTGTGTCAAGCGGAAAAATTGGGAAGGAGCATTTTGGGTTTTGcagcaaataaaagaaaaaggtcaGAAGCCTTCTGCTTCAACATATGGACTGGTTATGGAG GTGATGTTGGCATTTGGAAAGTACAACTTGGTGCATGATTTTTCCAGGGAAGTGCAGAAGTCTTTTATTCCAAATGCTTTAGTATATAAAG AAAAGATATTAAGGTCGCAGGCAAGCCTTTGGTGGTAA
- the LOC123218333 gene encoding pentatricopeptide repeat-containing protein At1g30610, chloroplastic-like isoform X1 produces MVLLCQVCQNFERNSFTQLHLMYLEALNVFHAMQHQMPSYPDLVAYHSIAVTLGQAGHIRELFDVVDTMQSLPKKKFRTGIRKGWDLQLEPDIVVYTAVLNACVKRKNWEGAFWVLQQIKEKGQKPSASTYGLVMEVMLAFGKYNLVHDFSREVQKSFIPNALVYKEKILRSQASLWW; encoded by the exons ATGGTCTTGCTGTGCCAAGTGTGTCAGAATTTTGAAAGAA ATTCATTTACACAACTGCACTTAATGTACTTGGAGGCACTCAATGTATTTCATGCAATGCAG CATCAAATGCCCTCATATCCAGACTTGGTGGCTTATCACAGCATTGCTGTCACTCTGGGACAGGCTGGGCACATTAGGGAACTTTTTGATGTAGTAGATACCATGCAATCTCTTCCCAAGAAAAAGTTCAGAACTGGAATACGTAAGGGATGGGACCTACAACTGGAACCTGATATTGTTGTCTACACTGCG GTCTTAAATGCTTGTGTCAAGCGGAAAAATTGGGAAGGAGCATTTTGGGTTTTGcagcaaataaaagaaaaaggtcaGAAGCCTTCTGCTTCAACATATGGACTGGTTATGGAG GTGATGTTGGCATTTGGAAAGTACAACTTGGTGCATGATTTTTCCAGGGAAGTGCAGAAGTCTTTTATTCCAAATGCTTTAGTATATAAAG AAAAGATATTAAGGTCGCAGGCAAGCCTTTGGTGGTAA
- the LOC123218333 gene encoding pentatricopeptide repeat-containing protein At1g30610, chloroplastic-like isoform X2 → MGGYGGENSGISKAHQMPSYPDLVAYHSIAVTLGQAGHIRELFDVVDTMQSLPKKKFRTGIRKGWDLQLEPDIVVYTAVLNACVKRKNWEGAFWVLQQIKEKGQKPSASTYGLVMEVMLAFGKYNLVHDFSREVQKSFIPNALVYKEKILRSQASLWW, encoded by the exons ATGGGTGGATATGGAGGAGAGAATTCAGGAATCAGCAAGGCA CATCAAATGCCCTCATATCCAGACTTGGTGGCTTATCACAGCATTGCTGTCACTCTGGGACAGGCTGGGCACATTAGGGAACTTTTTGATGTAGTAGATACCATGCAATCTCTTCCCAAGAAAAAGTTCAGAACTGGAATACGTAAGGGATGGGACCTACAACTGGAACCTGATATTGTTGTCTACACTGCG GTCTTAAATGCTTGTGTCAAGCGGAAAAATTGGGAAGGAGCATTTTGGGTTTTGcagcaaataaaagaaaaaggtcaGAAGCCTTCTGCTTCAACATATGGACTGGTTATGGAG GTGATGTTGGCATTTGGAAAGTACAACTTGGTGCATGATTTTTCCAGGGAAGTGCAGAAGTCTTTTATTCCAAATGCTTTAGTATATAAAG AAAAGATATTAAGGTCGCAGGCAAGCCTTTGGTGGTAA
- the LOC123218333 gene encoding pentatricopeptide repeat-containing protein At1g30610, chloroplastic-like isoform X5: MVLLCQVCQNFERNSFTQLHLMYLEALNVFHAMQHQMPSYPDLVAYHSIAVTLGQAGHIRELFDVVDTMQSLPKKKFRTGIRKGWDLQLEPDIVVYTAVLNACVKRKNWEGAFWVLQQIKEKGDVGIWKVQLGA, encoded by the exons ATGGTCTTGCTGTGCCAAGTGTGTCAGAATTTTGAAAGAA ATTCATTTACACAACTGCACTTAATGTACTTGGAGGCACTCAATGTATTTCATGCAATGCAG CATCAAATGCCCTCATATCCAGACTTGGTGGCTTATCACAGCATTGCTGTCACTCTGGGACAGGCTGGGCACATTAGGGAACTTTTTGATGTAGTAGATACCATGCAATCTCTTCCCAAGAAAAAGTTCAGAACTGGAATACGTAAGGGATGGGACCTACAACTGGAACCTGATATTGTTGTCTACACTGCG GTCTTAAATGCTTGTGTCAAGCGGAAAAATTGGGAAGGAGCATTTTGGGTTTTGcagcaaataaaagaaaaag GTGATGTTGGCATTTGGAAAGTACAACTTGGTGCATGA
- the LOC123218333 gene encoding pentatricopeptide repeat-containing protein At1g30610, chloroplastic-like isoform X4 — translation MLQIPQAQHQMPSYPDLVAYHSIAVTLGQAGHIRELFDVVDTMQSLPKKKFRTGIRKGWDLQLEPDIVVYTAVLNACVKRKNWEGAFWVLQQIKEKGQKPSASTYGLVMEVMLAFGKYNLVHDFSREVQKSFIPNALVYKEKILRSQASLWW, via the exons ATGCTACAAATCCCACAGGCTCAA CATCAAATGCCCTCATATCCAGACTTGGTGGCTTATCACAGCATTGCTGTCACTCTGGGACAGGCTGGGCACATTAGGGAACTTTTTGATGTAGTAGATACCATGCAATCTCTTCCCAAGAAAAAGTTCAGAACTGGAATACGTAAGGGATGGGACCTACAACTGGAACCTGATATTGTTGTCTACACTGCG GTCTTAAATGCTTGTGTCAAGCGGAAAAATTGGGAAGGAGCATTTTGGGTTTTGcagcaaataaaagaaaaaggtcaGAAGCCTTCTGCTTCAACATATGGACTGGTTATGGAG GTGATGTTGGCATTTGGAAAGTACAACTTGGTGCATGATTTTTCCAGGGAAGTGCAGAAGTCTTTTATTCCAAATGCTTTAGTATATAAAG AAAAGATATTAAGGTCGCAGGCAAGCCTTTGGTGGTAA